GTTGGTCACCAGCAGGTTGGCCCGCTCCATGTCCCGCCGGGCGTTCTGGTAAAAGCACTGCTGGTACCGCGGGCACTTGCGGCCCATGCAGTTGCCGCTGTCGCTCTGCACGCGGTCCCACACACCCGGTTTCTCGAGCGCCGGCAGCGTGCTGAGCGTGCCGTCTTCGGTGACATAGGCCCATTCTTCGATCGTGCCCAGCGACCGCCGACTTGGCTCATCGCCGAAGAGCTTCAGGCGCCGCTTGCTGGCAAGTTCCAATCGCCGGATGGAGAGGTAGTTTCCTCGTCCCTTCACGAGCGACGCGTGCAGCTCGCTCGTCGCGCCCGGCTGAGCGAGCAGCACCGGTTGCAACACACGCTGAAGCAGCGGAATGTCTCGCGAGATCAACTGCTCCTGCAACGCAATCGTGTGCGTTGAGACCACGACGCGCTCGCCGAAGAGGATCGCCCGGATCATCGCCGGCACGAGGTAGGCAAAGCTCTTGCCCACGCCCGTGCCCGCCTCGGCCAGCAGGTGGGCGCGGTTCTCCATCGTCCGCTGCACGGCGTCGGCCATCTGCAACTGCTCTTCGCGCGGCTCGTACCGCCCGCCCAACGCCTCGGCGATGGGGCCGTCAGTCTCCAGCAGGTCGCGTGCGTCGGCCATCAGGTTCCCAGCGGCTTGCGCTTGGGCTCGCCATTGCCGCGCGGGTAGGCCTTGGGCGTCGGCCGCATCTTCTCGAGGATCACGATCCGGCCCGTGGGTGTCTCGACGGTGCCGGCGTGGTGGCTCAGCAGCATGTGCAGCGCAGCCTTGGCATTCTCGAGTTCCTCGCCAGCCCGTTCGCCCTTGATGAGCAGCGCGACGCCCCCCGGCTTGACGAACGGCGTTGCGAGTTCGGCGATGGTCGCCATGGGCCCCACCGCCCGCGCGATGGCCGCGTCGTAGGCGTCGCGGTGCTCGGGGTCTCGGCCGGCCGCCTCGGCGCGCGCGGTGACGACCTTCGAGTGTTCCACGCCCAACACGTCCATCGCCGCGCGCACGAAGGCGGTCTTCTTGGCCGTTGCGTCGAGCATGGCGAACCGCAGGTCGGGCCGCACGATCGCCAGCGGCACGCCCGGCACGCCCCCGCCGGTGCCGATGTCGATGACAGTTGCCCCAGCGGGCAACTCGGCCAGGGGCGCCATGAGCGTCAGCGAATCGAGGATGTGCCGCTGCCAGGCCTCGGCCGGGTCCTTGATGGCCGTCAGGTTCATCCGCGTGTTGGCGTGCAGGAGCAGGGCAAGGAAACCGCCCAGCTTCTCCACCTCGCCGGGCTCGAAGGCGATGCCAAGTTCGGCGGCCTGGGCCAGGAACTCGGGCGGCGCCGGCAGCGGCTCCTTGGGCGCGTCGGCAAGGATCTCGGCGACGAACGCCTGGATGTCGCGCTCTTCCTGGTTGGCAGGCTTACGGGCTGGGGCGGGTTCGGACGTTGCTGAGGACCGGTTGGGCATCACCCTCAGCGTATTCAAACGACGGGCGATAGGACTGGCTGGACCGCCGCAGGCCGACGCCCAGCACCAGCCCGGTGGTCAGCCAGACGGCCACGATGCTCGACCCGCCGTAGCTGAGAAAGGGCAAGGTAATCCCCACGATTGGCAGCAATCCGACGTTCATGCCCACGTTCACGATGGTCTGCGCGGCGATCAGGGCGGCCAGCCCCACGCACAGCAGCCGGCCGAAGGGATCGGCACACATCGCCGCCACGCCCAGTGCCCCCAGGAGCCAGGCGAGGTAGAGCCCAAGGATGCCCACGCCGCCCCAGAAGCCAAACCGCGTGACGAGCACGCTGTAGACCATGTCGTTGTGGGCCTCGGGCAGGCTGTTGTAGCGGATGAGGGCCCGGGCGTGCTCGTCGCCGTTGCCCGTGGTCAGGCCCGCGCCCATGACGCGCTGGGCGGTCAGGCTCTGGTAGTTGATGCCATCGGCGCCTTCGCGGCTGCCCTGGATCTGGCGGATGAGCCCCACCACCCGCTCCTTCTGGTAGTCCTTCAGGAACGGATAGCTGGCCGGTGCGGCCATGGCTGCCACGAGCGCGATGACCGCCAGATGGCGGAGCTTGGCGCCCGCGGCGATGATGACCGCGCCCAGCGCCGGCACGATCATCATGGCCGTCCCGAAGTCTGGCTGGAGCATGATCAGGCCGATGGGCACGAAGGCGATCATCGCCGGCCCAATCAGCCCGAGGAAGCGACGGTGGCTCCGGCGATATCGCATGTGCCAGGCAAGCA
This portion of the Phycisphaerales bacterium genome encodes:
- a CDS encoding FtsW/RodA/SpoVE family cell cycle protein; the protein is MLDRLHGFMLAEGSGSRARWAIANLGWLSFGAAMALSLLGVYAIDIATRGEDAAGLSPTAHRQLIFVGAGVLAAGAACVPHYRLIGFLRWPMAIATLALLVFLLIPVVPASIVTPRNGTRGWIDLGPVDFQPSEVAKVVFVIMLAWHMRYRRSHRRFLGLIGPAMIAFVPIGLIMLQPDFGTAMMIVPALGAVIIAAGAKLRHLAVIALVAAMAAPASYPFLKDYQKERVVGLIRQIQGSREGADGINYQSLTAQRVMGAGLTTGNGDEHARALIRYNSLPEAHNDMVYSVLVTRFGFWGGVGILGLYLAWLLGALGVAAMCADPFGRLLCVGLAALIAAQTIVNVGMNVGLLPIVGITLPFLSYGGSSIVAVWLTTGLVLGVGLRRSSQSYRPSFEYAEGDAQPVLSNVRTRPSP
- the rsmG gene encoding 16S rRNA (guanine(527)-N(7))-methyltransferase RsmG, with the protein product MPNRSSATSEPAPARKPANQEERDIQAFVAEILADAPKEPLPAPPEFLAQAAELGIAFEPGEVEKLGGFLALLLHANTRMNLTAIKDPAEAWQRHILDSLTLMAPLAELPAGATVIDIGTGGGVPGVPLAIVRPDLRFAMLDATAKKTAFVRAAMDVLGVEHSKVVTARAEAAGRDPEHRDAYDAAIARAVGPMATIAELATPFVKPGGVALLIKGERAGEELENAKAALHMLLSHHAGTVETPTGRIVILEKMRPTPKAYPRGNGEPKRKPLGT